The Cynocephalus volans isolate mCynVol1 chromosome 2, mCynVol1.pri, whole genome shotgun sequence genome window below encodes:
- the CARTPT gene encoding cocaine- and amphetamine-regulated transcript protein yields MESSRLRLLPLLGAALLLLPPLLGARAQEDPELQPRALDVYSAMEDASHEKELIEALQEVLKKLKSKRIPIYEKKYGQVPMCDAGEQCAVRKGARIGKLCDCPRGTSCNSFLLKCL; encoded by the exons ATGGAGAGCTCCCGCCTGCGGCTGCTGCCCCTCCTGGGCGCcgccctgctgctgctgcctcctcTGCTGGGCGCCCGTGCCCAGGAGGACCCCGAGCTCCAGCCCCGAGCCCTGGACGTCTACTCCGCCATGGAGGACGCCTCCCACGAGAAGGAGCTG ATCGAAGCGCTGCAGGAAGTCCTGAAGAAGCTCAAGAGTAAACGCATTCCGATCTACGAGAAGAAGTACGGGCAAGTGCCCATG TGCGACGCTGGAGAGCAGTGCGCGGTGAGAAAAGGAGCAAGGATCGGGAAGCTGTGCGACTGTCCCCGGGGAACCTCCTGCAATTCCTTCCTCCTGAAGTGCTTGTGA